One Cucumis melo cultivar AY chromosome 8, USDA_Cmelo_AY_1.0, whole genome shotgun sequence genomic window, acaaaataattatgaaattgAATAGGATAAACAAACCtacataatatattttttcaatgaaaaaattgcataatttgaattttgggaaaaagaaaactaaaaactaatACACTCACACATCATCAGTGTCTATATGCCGCGTGGAACTTCCTACCTTGTTGTCCACGTGTATGATCATAAGCCACAGCCACTCACGatttttgttgttgatttatttttttcatattgaaataaaacaataaaaagaagaaagaagaaatggtcaggaaagaaaaaaaaaatataaatataaagatTAAAAAGCATTATCCTAAGTttgaatgaaatgaaatgaaataaaataaagtttaatttgaaaggaaaagaagaagggaatagtaattaaacttattttgtattgtgaaagaaagaaagaaagaaagaaagaaagaaagaaagaaacaactGTCGAGTGTCTTACAAAGGCTTTTATAtgcaatcatttttttttaataattaattaaataaatttatatatatatatatatataaattattatttttttctgtttttagcttttcattcttttctttaattatctTCCACTTCCGCCGTTcgaaatctctctctctcttttcctggCTCTCTGGGGCTCTGTTTCTCTGATCGGATTGATCGCCGGAATCCTATCGCTCGATCAACTCGCCGGCATTCCGGCGATTCGACTCGGATGACTCAATACTTGGATCCATTGAAGACCAAGTTTGAGAGAGATTGTATTACGACAGGGGGTAACgttttattgttttgttttttcttgttTGATTCCGTTTCCCCATCTATCAATCCCTAATACCAGATCCATGCTTGCTTTTATAGATTTCTGACACTTTAAAATAATTGGTGGGAGAAGGATTTCATACCTCTTGTTTAATCATGACCTAGGGCAATTAATTCGTGCATGTTGATCCATCATTTATTGGAATCGATACCCTATCAAAAACTGGTTCATGTTTCGCTTTTAATTCCCGCTCCTTGAACCTACCGAATTTTTTGGATTAGGGTTTGTTGTTTTGAGGAGATATGTTTAAGAAAATTATGAAGGGAGGGCATCGTAAGCCCTCCAAGTCCGACGCTAATGATCCTTCACTCTATGGGTTTGGACCGCCCGGGAATCGGAATTCAGGGTCTGTTTCAACGACAAACGTGGTGGTGAATCATGCTTCTCGGCCTGGACCTGCCGCATCGGGCCCCAATTCAAACTGGGCTCCGGGGGTGGTGGCGTTGGCGCCTCCTACCGGCACTGTTGAACCTCTTCCGTTGTTCCGTGATGTACCGGTTTCAGAAAGGCAgaatttatttattagaaaattGCAGATATGTTGCTATCAGTTTGATTTTTCCGACACTTTGAAGTCTGCCAGAGAGAAGGAAATTAAGCGGCAGACGCTTCTGGAATTGGTTGATGTGATACAATCGGGGTCGGGGAAAATCACAGAAACTTGTCAAGAAGAAATGATTAGAATGATTTCAGTTAATATTTTTCGGTGCTTGCCTCCAGCTTCACATGAAAATACCGGCCAAGAAAATGCTGATCCTGAAGAAGAAGAACCTTATTTGGAACCGTCATGGCCTCATTTGCAGCTTGTATATGAACTGTTACTGAGATATGTTGTGTCATCTGATACCGATACCAAAATTGCCAAGAGGTACATTGACCACTCATTTGTGTTGAAACTTTTGGATTTGTTCGACTCTGAGGATCCTCGTGAGCGGGAGTATTTGAAGACAATCTTGCATCGTATATATGGGAAGTTCATGGTCCATCGGCCATTTATTCGGAAGgctatcaataacattttttatcGATTCATTTACGAGACAGAGAGACACAGTGGTATTGGCGAGCTTTTGGAAATCCTTG contains:
- the LOC103500833 gene encoding serine/threonine protein phosphatase 2A 57 kDa regulatory subunit B' beta isoform, whose protein sequence is MFKKIMKGGHRKPSKSDANDPSLYGFGPPGNRNSGSVSTTNVVVNHASRPGPAASGPNSNWAPGVVALAPPTGTVEPLPLFRDVPVSERQNLFIRKLQICCYQFDFSDTLKSAREKEIKRQTLLELVDVIQSGSGKITETCQEEMIRMISVNIFRCLPPASHENTGQENADPEEEEPYLEPSWPHLQLVYELLLRYVVSSDTDTKIAKRYIDHSFVLKLLDLFDSEDPREREYLKTILHRIYGKFMVHRPFIRKAINNIFYRFIYETERHSGIGELLEILGSIINGFALPMKEEHKLFLVRALVPLHKPKSIAIYHQQLSYCITQFVEKDYKLADTVIRGLLKYWPMTNCQKEVLFLGELEEVLEATQSAEFQRCMVPLFRQIARCLNSSHFQVAERALFLWNNEHIVSLIAQNRAVILPIIFQALEKNIQSHWNQAVHGLTVNVRKMFMEMDVELFEECQRQYTEREMKAKEVEEQRELAWKRLADVAAQRGGDYMVTV